Proteins encoded by one window of Scatophagus argus isolate fScaArg1 chromosome 8, fScaArg1.pri, whole genome shotgun sequence:
- the LOC124063122 gene encoding WAS/WASL-interacting protein family member 1 isoform X1 codes for MGDSEGTNVEETTYQNLLLLGAIAAASAFVVTILIVLICVGCQRKSKSKHPPAGEKGTSVNMQGTLRHPKLNSMSKSDTRLHEINRFPCNGNSVSKSRPASMDLLLLHSRRSQTDLRPSHGRQLPQIPTSPQGSGQGGGGETGGDGGAGGGGGGGGGGGGGEARDHTYTEVGIRNNPTPTHCLDDGLYESVGVRETDSGPKVPSAPPTTSANTPAPVRAAQSPPSQTNGARSGNGHGNGGRGNGRGNGTINGPTAGRCNGASGVSRSPLSSVNSLAIQDPTAAEYASIRKFRKVDKSNRKENNGADSQSDSQSSVSDSPSAAPPPLHRSQEFPRKLLEPFHLHSFPKEAVFMGNGEQYIWKPPEEDDIITLHPPPLRGENGQGHPSPPTAKEIADTYSIVCKTQKKKPPMDNNGSKTLPRSFGGERNASSRGRGRGVQGPTRSQEEPCYEPVGDRSWSTCAVAESDPAYATIDTHRKREQTGTNNSTAGGNATLKRKKQTPQQQQQQQAAPAAPQASGPTALAGRGMPGGENFYETISDVKQGANSSSTTTIFTFNDGMEMYVTGL; via the exons ATGGGTGACAGTGAAGGGACAAATGTTGAGGAAACTACCTACCAAAACCTGCTGCTCCTGGGAGCCATCGCAGCAGCTTCCGCCTTTGTGGTCACCATCCTTATTGTCCTCATCTGCGTTGGCTGCCAAAG AAAAAGCAAGAGCAAGCACCCCCCAGCCGGAGAGAAAGGGACATCTGTAAATATG CAGGGTACCCTTCGACATCCAAAATTGAACTCCATGAGCAAATCTGACACCAGGTTGCACGAGATCAATCGCTTTCCCTGCAATGGAAACT ctgTTAGCAAGAGTCGTCCAGCCAGTATGGACCTCTTGCTCCTTCACAGTCGACGCTCCCAGACAGACCTGAGGCCATCACATGGGCGCCAGCTTCCCCAGATCCCCACCAGTCCCCAGGGATCTGGccaggggggaggaggggaaacaggaggagatgggggagcaggaggaggaggaggaggaggaggaggaggaggaggaggtgaggcgAGAGACCATACCTACACTGAGGTGGGTATAAGGaacaaccccacccccacccactgCCTGGATGACGGCCTGTATGAAAGCGTTGGTGTCCGGGAAACTGACTCGGGCCCCAAGGTACCCTCTGCCCCGCCAACCACATCAGCCAACACTCCAGCTCCAGTCAGAGCTGCTCAGAGCCCCCCAAGTCAGACCAACGGAGCTCGCAGCGGAAACGGACATGGAAAT GGTGGCAGAGGGAATGGCAGAGGTAACGGCACCATTAACGGACCGACGGCAGGAAGATGTAATGGTGCGAGTGGGGTCAGCAGGTCCCCTTTGTCTTCTGTCAACTCCCTGGCCATCCAAGATCCAACTGCAGCTGAGTATGCTTCTATAAGGAAGTTCAGAAAG GTTGACAAGtcaaacaggaaggaaaataaCGGGGCCGACAGCCAGTCAGACAGCCAGTCGAGCGTCAGTGATTCACCCTCCGCCGCTCCTCCTCCACTACATCGCAGTCAGGAGTTTCCACGCAAACTGCTGGAGCCATTTCACCTGCACTCCTTCCCAAAG GAAGCAGTGTTCATGGGCAATGGCGAGCAGTACATCTGGAAGCCTCCAGAGgaagatgacatcatcacctTGCACCCACCTCCACTTCGCGGAGAGAACGGACAGGGGCACCCATCACCCCCAACCGCAAAGGAG ATTGCAGACACCTACTCTATTGTGTGTAAAACCCAGAAGAAGAAGCCTCCTATGGACAACAACGGATCGAAGACCCTCCCGCGCTCCTTCGGTGGAGAGAGAAACGCAAGTTCCCGGGGCCGTGGCAGAGGAGTGCAGGGTCCGACGCGCTCCCAAGAGGAGCCCTGCTACGAGCCAGTGGGAGACAGGTCCTGGTCCACGTGTGCAGTGGCTGAATCTGATCCTGCGTACGCTACTATCGACACCCACCGGAAACGTGAGCAGACGGGAACCAATAACAGCACAGCTGGGGGTAATGCCActctgaagaggaagaagcagacaccacagcagcagcagcagcagcaggcagcaccTGCGGCACCTCAGGCCTCAGGACCCACTGCCCTGGCTGGTCGAGGCATGCCTGGTGGGGAAAACTTCTATGAGACCATCAGCGATGTGAAACAGGGAGCCAACagctccagcaccaccaccatcttCACATTCAATGATGGGATGGAGATGTACGTCACTGGCCTGTAG
- the LOC124063122 gene encoding WAS/WASL-interacting protein family member 1 isoform X2, whose product MGDSEGTNVEETTYQNLLLLGAIAAASAFVVTILIVLICVGCQRKSKSKHPPAGEKGTSVNMGTLRHPKLNSMSKSDTRLHEINRFPCNGNSVSKSRPASMDLLLLHSRRSQTDLRPSHGRQLPQIPTSPQGSGQGGGGETGGDGGAGGGGGGGGGGGGGEARDHTYTEVGIRNNPTPTHCLDDGLYESVGVRETDSGPKVPSAPPTTSANTPAPVRAAQSPPSQTNGARSGNGHGNGGRGNGRGNGTINGPTAGRCNGASGVSRSPLSSVNSLAIQDPTAAEYASIRKFRKVDKSNRKENNGADSQSDSQSSVSDSPSAAPPPLHRSQEFPRKLLEPFHLHSFPKEAVFMGNGEQYIWKPPEEDDIITLHPPPLRGENGQGHPSPPTAKEIADTYSIVCKTQKKKPPMDNNGSKTLPRSFGGERNASSRGRGRGVQGPTRSQEEPCYEPVGDRSWSTCAVAESDPAYATIDTHRKREQTGTNNSTAGGNATLKRKKQTPQQQQQQQAAPAAPQASGPTALAGRGMPGGENFYETISDVKQGANSSSTTTIFTFNDGMEMYVTGL is encoded by the exons ATGGGTGACAGTGAAGGGACAAATGTTGAGGAAACTACCTACCAAAACCTGCTGCTCCTGGGAGCCATCGCAGCAGCTTCCGCCTTTGTGGTCACCATCCTTATTGTCCTCATCTGCGTTGGCTGCCAAAG AAAAAGCAAGAGCAAGCACCCCCCAGCCGGAGAGAAAGGGACATCTGTAAATATG GGTACCCTTCGACATCCAAAATTGAACTCCATGAGCAAATCTGACACCAGGTTGCACGAGATCAATCGCTTTCCCTGCAATGGAAACT ctgTTAGCAAGAGTCGTCCAGCCAGTATGGACCTCTTGCTCCTTCACAGTCGACGCTCCCAGACAGACCTGAGGCCATCACATGGGCGCCAGCTTCCCCAGATCCCCACCAGTCCCCAGGGATCTGGccaggggggaggaggggaaacaggaggagatgggggagcaggaggaggaggaggaggaggaggaggaggaggaggaggtgaggcgAGAGACCATACCTACACTGAGGTGGGTATAAGGaacaaccccacccccacccactgCCTGGATGACGGCCTGTATGAAAGCGTTGGTGTCCGGGAAACTGACTCGGGCCCCAAGGTACCCTCTGCCCCGCCAACCACATCAGCCAACACTCCAGCTCCAGTCAGAGCTGCTCAGAGCCCCCCAAGTCAGACCAACGGAGCTCGCAGCGGAAACGGACATGGAAAT GGTGGCAGAGGGAATGGCAGAGGTAACGGCACCATTAACGGACCGACGGCAGGAAGATGTAATGGTGCGAGTGGGGTCAGCAGGTCCCCTTTGTCTTCTGTCAACTCCCTGGCCATCCAAGATCCAACTGCAGCTGAGTATGCTTCTATAAGGAAGTTCAGAAAG GTTGACAAGtcaaacaggaaggaaaataaCGGGGCCGACAGCCAGTCAGACAGCCAGTCGAGCGTCAGTGATTCACCCTCCGCCGCTCCTCCTCCACTACATCGCAGTCAGGAGTTTCCACGCAAACTGCTGGAGCCATTTCACCTGCACTCCTTCCCAAAG GAAGCAGTGTTCATGGGCAATGGCGAGCAGTACATCTGGAAGCCTCCAGAGgaagatgacatcatcacctTGCACCCACCTCCACTTCGCGGAGAGAACGGACAGGGGCACCCATCACCCCCAACCGCAAAGGAG ATTGCAGACACCTACTCTATTGTGTGTAAAACCCAGAAGAAGAAGCCTCCTATGGACAACAACGGATCGAAGACCCTCCCGCGCTCCTTCGGTGGAGAGAGAAACGCAAGTTCCCGGGGCCGTGGCAGAGGAGTGCAGGGTCCGACGCGCTCCCAAGAGGAGCCCTGCTACGAGCCAGTGGGAGACAGGTCCTGGTCCACGTGTGCAGTGGCTGAATCTGATCCTGCGTACGCTACTATCGACACCCACCGGAAACGTGAGCAGACGGGAACCAATAACAGCACAGCTGGGGGTAATGCCActctgaagaggaagaagcagacaccacagcagcagcagcagcagcaggcagcaccTGCGGCACCTCAGGCCTCAGGACCCACTGCCCTGGCTGGTCGAGGCATGCCTGGTGGGGAAAACTTCTATGAGACCATCAGCGATGTGAAACAGGGAGCCAACagctccagcaccaccaccatcttCACATTCAATGATGGGATGGAGATGTACGTCACTGGCCTGTAG